The following are encoded together in the bacterium genome:
- a CDS encoding ATP-binding cassette domain-containing protein, whose translation MGAPAAGEPHIVVENLTMAFGDFVVMKDLDFTVNHGDIFVIMGGSGCGKSTLLRHMIGLITPAKGRILYGDVDIDAAPPEEKERLLRRFGVLYQSGALWSSMTLIENVALPLQEFTDLRPADVAEVASLKLALVGLKGFEEYYPSEISGGMQKRAGLARAMALDPEVLFFDEPSAGLDPISSKLLDDLILELRDSLGSTIVVVTHELASIFAIGSRAIFLDTETRTMTALGPPQELLRSGNANVRRFLTRDGEEPGGEAAEAPR comes from the coding sequence ATGGGAGCGCCCGCCGCGGGGGAGCCGCACATCGTCGTCGAGAACCTGACCATGGCGTTCGGCGACTTCGTCGTGATGAAGGACCTCGACTTCACGGTGAACCACGGCGACATCTTCGTCATCATGGGCGGCAGCGGCTGCGGGAAGAGCACGCTGCTGCGCCACATGATCGGCCTCATCACGCCCGCGAAGGGCCGCATCCTGTACGGCGACGTCGACATCGACGCTGCGCCGCCCGAGGAGAAGGAACGCCTGCTGCGCCGCTTCGGCGTCCTCTACCAGAGCGGCGCGCTGTGGAGCTCCATGACGCTGATCGAGAACGTCGCCCTGCCGCTACAGGAGTTCACCGACCTCCGCCCGGCCGACGTCGCCGAGGTCGCGTCGCTGAAGCTCGCGCTCGTCGGCCTGAAGGGCTTCGAGGAATACTACCCGTCGGAGATCAGCGGCGGCATGCAGAAGCGCGCCGGCCTCGCCCGCGCCATGGCGCTCGATCCCGAGGTGCTCTTCTTCGACGAGCCCTCCGCCGGCCTCGATCCGATCAGCTCGAAGCTGCTCGACGACCTCATCCTCGAGCTGCGCGACAGCCTCGGCTCGACCATCGTCGTGGTGACGCACGAGCTCGCGAGCATCTTCGCCATCGGCTCCCGCGCCATCTTCCTCGACACGGAGACGCGCACGATGACCGCGCTGGGTCCCCCGCAAGAGCTGCTGCGCAGCGGCAACGCCAACGTGAGGCGCTTCCTCACCCGCGACGGCGAGGAGCCGGGCGGCGAGGCGGCAGAGGCGCCGCGATGA
- a CDS encoding DUF1254 domain-containing protein, with protein sequence MPLRSLVCVLALGFAWSARAAEPARPYDFERGYPSGPAATQARDDADFARAIAAYRFWYPTVSMEGVMAGLRASGAVDGSSFMFFAASPVQTAFTANSDTPYGAGTVDLRKTGPLVIDLPPGPFIGVVDDHDQQWVMDVGLPGPDAGKGGKHLVVPPGWDEAPPEGYFVGRSPTNRVYVALRAMPVAGDTAKAIAALKTVRVHPLDDADAPFSWIDGTNRRVDATCLQVEDNIGFWRWLHAAIEDEPLRVGWEGMYGLLGTLGLAKGKPFEPDARMQRILGRAARAARDQMLVSGFDSARPDRIVWPDRRWEWIGLVADNGAFETPSGPDLEAADRWFIQAILTSPAMFRRSAGAGSLYWLAARDATGAWLDGGKHYRLRVPAPVPANLFWSVTAYDSQTRSQVQTRQDKAALRSLVEKLTPDADGVVELWFGPEAPAGKEDRWIQTAPGRGWFAYFRIYGPQDEAFDGSWKPGDFEAAP encoded by the coding sequence ATGCCCCTGCGTTCCCTCGTCTGCGTCCTGGCGCTCGGCTTCGCGTGGTCCGCTCGCGCGGCGGAGCCGGCGCGCCCCTACGACTTCGAGCGCGGCTATCCGTCGGGCCCCGCAGCCACGCAGGCGCGCGACGACGCCGACTTCGCGCGCGCGATCGCGGCGTATCGCTTCTGGTACCCGACGGTGTCGATGGAGGGCGTCATGGCGGGCTTGCGCGCGAGCGGCGCCGTCGACGGCTCGTCGTTCATGTTCTTCGCGGCGAGCCCCGTCCAGACCGCGTTCACGGCGAACTCGGACACGCCGTACGGCGCCGGGACAGTCGACCTCCGCAAGACGGGGCCGCTCGTGATCGACCTGCCGCCGGGGCCGTTCATCGGCGTCGTCGACGATCACGACCAGCAGTGGGTCATGGACGTCGGCCTGCCCGGGCCCGACGCGGGCAAAGGCGGCAAGCATCTCGTCGTGCCGCCAGGGTGGGACGAGGCGCCACCGGAGGGCTACTTCGTCGGGCGCTCGCCGACGAACCGGGTCTACGTCGCGCTGCGCGCCATGCCGGTCGCCGGCGATACGGCGAAGGCGATCGCGGCGCTGAAGACGGTGCGCGTCCATCCGCTCGACGACGCCGACGCGCCGTTCTCCTGGATCGACGGCACGAACCGCCGCGTCGACGCGACCTGCCTCCAGGTCGAGGACAACATCGGCTTCTGGCGCTGGCTGCACGCGGCCATCGAGGACGAGCCGCTCCGCGTGGGCTGGGAGGGCATGTACGGCCTCCTCGGCACGCTCGGCCTCGCGAAGGGCAAGCCGTTCGAGCCCGACGCGCGCATGCAGCGCATCCTCGGTCGCGCTGCCCGCGCGGCGCGCGACCAGATGCTGGTCTCGGGCTTCGACAGCGCGCGCCCCGATCGCATCGTGTGGCCCGACCGCCGTTGGGAGTGGATCGGCCTCGTCGCCGACAACGGCGCGTTCGAGACGCCGTCCGGCCCCGATCTCGAGGCGGCCGATCGCTGGTTCATCCAGGCGATCCTGACGTCCCCGGCGATGTTCCGCCGCTCGGCGGGCGCGGGCTCGCTCTACTGGCTCGCGGCGCGCGACGCGACGGGCGCCTGGCTCGACGGCGGCAAGCACTACCGCCTGCGCGTGCCGGCGCCGGTGCCCGCGAACCTCTTCTGGTCGGTGACGGCGTACGACTCGCAGACCCGCTCGCAGGTGCAGACGAGGCAGGACAAGGCGGCGCTGCGCTCGCTCGTCGAGAAGCTGACGCCCGACGCCGACGGCGTCGTCGAGCTGTGGTTCGGCCCCGAGGCGCCCGCCGGCAAGGAGGACCGCTGGATCCAGACCGCTCCGGGCCGCGGCTGGTTCGCCTACTTCCGCATCTACGGCCCGCAGGACGAGGCCTTCGACGGAAGCTGGAAGCCGGGCGACTTCGAGGCGGCGCCGTAG
- the pyk gene encoding pyruvate kinase yields MTATPRTRILATLGPASAGEDGIRALLEAGVDAFRLNFSHGTHAEHGRTIAAIRRVAAGRPIAILQDLGGPKLRLRRPVRGEPGDVVEIALPASVVPGDPVLLADGVMQLEVVAPGRARVVTEGDIPAGKGINLPSSRLDDVPSLTPKDEADLRFGVEQGVDWVALSFVRRASDLAPVKATGLPVVAKIEKAHAVENLDEIVEAADAVMVARGDLGVEIPIERVPTVQKRLIAATNRAGKPVITATQMLRSMVESRLPTRAEATDVANAVLDGTDVVMLSEETAIGAHPSLAVAMMRRIVLEAERILPPRLAPADASVDDLIASQACEVAARLDAAAIVVPTRTGFTATQVASHRPGVPIVALTVDEALRRRLALVWGVTACTTTFPDDAGAGLAAFRAVVRGLGIAPAGASIVLVGGWPFGAPGGTNLLHVARL; encoded by the coding sequence GTGACGGCGACGCCGCGCACGCGCATCCTCGCGACGCTCGGCCCCGCGTCGGCCGGCGAGGACGGCATCCGTGCCCTGCTCGAGGCGGGCGTCGACGCCTTCCGCCTCAACTTCTCGCACGGCACGCACGCGGAGCACGGACGGACGATCGCGGCGATCCGCCGCGTCGCCGCCGGGCGGCCGATCGCGATCCTCCAGGACCTCGGCGGCCCGAAGCTGCGGCTCCGACGCCCCGTGCGCGGCGAGCCCGGCGACGTCGTCGAGATCGCGCTGCCGGCGAGCGTCGTGCCCGGCGACCCGGTGCTGCTCGCGGATGGGGTCATGCAGCTCGAGGTGGTTGCGCCGGGGCGGGCCCGCGTGGTCACCGAGGGCGACATCCCGGCAGGCAAGGGCATCAACCTGCCGTCGTCGCGGCTCGACGACGTGCCGTCGCTCACGCCCAAGGACGAGGCCGACCTGCGGTTCGGCGTCGAACAGGGCGTCGACTGGGTGGCGCTGTCGTTCGTGCGCCGCGCGAGCGACCTCGCGCCGGTGAAGGCCACCGGCCTGCCCGTGGTCGCGAAGATCGAGAAGGCGCACGCGGTCGAGAACCTCGACGAGATCGTCGAGGCGGCCGACGCCGTGATGGTCGCCCGCGGCGACCTCGGCGTCGAGATACCCATCGAGCGCGTGCCGACGGTGCAGAAGCGCCTCATCGCCGCGACCAACCGCGCCGGCAAGCCGGTCATCACCGCGACCCAGATGCTGCGCTCGATGGTCGAGAGCCGCCTGCCGACGCGCGCCGAGGCGACCGACGTCGCCAACGCCGTCCTCGACGGCACCGACGTCGTCATGCTGAGCGAGGAGACGGCCATCGGCGCGCATCCGTCGCTCGCGGTCGCGATGATGCGGCGGATCGTGCTCGAGGCCGAGCGCATCCTGCCGCCGCGCCTCGCCCCCGCCGACGCGTCGGTCGACGACCTCATCGCCAGCCAGGCCTGCGAGGTCGCGGCCCGCCTCGACGCGGCGGCCATCGTCGTGCCCACGCGCACCGGCTTCACCGCGACGCAGGTCGCGAGCCATCGCCCCGGCGTGCCCATCGTCGCGCTCACGGTCGACGAGGCGCTGCGCCGCCGCCTGGCGCTCGTCTGGGGCGTCACGGCATGCACGACCACGTTCCCCGACGACGCGGGCGCGGGCCTCGCCGCCTTCCGCGCCGTCGTGCGCGGCCTCGGCATCGCGCCGGCGGGCGCGTCGATCGTGCTCGTCGGCGGCTGGCCGTTCGGCGCACCGGGCGGGACGAACCTGCTGCACGTCGCGCGGCTGTGA
- a CDS encoding ABC transporter permease: protein MVDRGHLAVARADDGQIVLEVSGPWRLAGGLPPLDDVEQALTSKPAPRLVRFDARGLDDWDSALLAFLNRVGDLARDAGLEVDASGLPDGVRRLLHLAEAVPEKEGARRKEEKTPLLARVGKTWLALWHDALGFVEFLGQVTIAMGNLLRGRARVRGSDFLLFVQEAGVQALPIVTLISFLVGQILGFVGAVQLEKFGASIYVADLVGIAMVREMGAMMTAIVMAGRTGAAYAAQLGSMNATQETEALSTMGVSPVEFLVLPRMLALMAMMPLLCLYSDALGIAGGALVGVGMLKLAPLVYWQETMHAVGIDDLIGGIFKASVYGALVAIAGCLRGIQSGRSSAAVGEATTSAVVTSIVLVISACGIFSVLFYILDI from the coding sequence ATGGTCGATCGTGGACATCTCGCCGTCGCGCGCGCCGACGACGGGCAGATCGTCCTCGAGGTGTCCGGTCCGTGGCGGCTCGCCGGCGGCCTGCCGCCGCTCGACGACGTCGAGCAGGCGCTCACCAGCAAGCCGGCGCCGCGCCTCGTCCGCTTCGACGCCCGCGGCCTCGACGACTGGGACTCGGCCCTGCTCGCGTTCCTGAACCGCGTCGGCGACCTCGCCCGCGACGCCGGCCTCGAGGTCGACGCGAGCGGGCTGCCGGACGGCGTGCGCCGTCTGCTCCACCTCGCCGAGGCGGTGCCCGAGAAGGAGGGCGCCCGCCGCAAGGAGGAGAAGACGCCGCTCCTCGCCCGCGTCGGCAAGACGTGGCTCGCCCTCTGGCACGACGCCCTCGGGTTCGTCGAGTTTCTCGGCCAGGTGACGATCGCCATGGGCAACCTGCTGCGCGGGCGGGCGCGCGTGCGCGGCTCGGACTTCCTCCTCTTCGTGCAGGAGGCCGGCGTACAGGCGCTGCCCATCGTCACGCTGATCAGCTTCCTCGTCGGGCAGATCCTCGGCTTCGTCGGCGCCGTGCAGCTCGAGAAGTTCGGCGCCTCGATCTACGTCGCCGACCTGGTCGGCATCGCGATGGTGCGCGAGATGGGCGCCATGATGACGGCCATCGTCATGGCGGGCCGCACGGGCGCCGCCTACGCCGCGCAGCTCGGCAGCATGAACGCGACCCAGGAGACCGAGGCCCTCTCGACGATGGGCGTCTCTCCCGTCGAGTTCCTCGTGCTGCCGCGCATGCTGGCGCTGATGGCGATGATGCCGCTCCTCTGCCTCTACTCCGACGCGCTCGGCATCGCCGGCGGCGCGCTCGTGGGCGTCGGCATGCTGAAGCTCGCGCCGCTCGTCTACTGGCAGGAGACGATGCACGCGGTCGGCATCGACGACCTGATCGGCGGCATCTTCAAAGCCTCGGTGTACGGGGCGCTGGTCGCGATCGCCGGCTGCCTGCGCGGCATCCAGAGCGGACGCAGCTCCGCGGCCGTCGGCGAGGCCACGACCTCGGCGGTGGTCACCAGCATCGTGCTCGTGATCAGCGCCTGCGGCATCTTCTCGGTGCTGTTCTACATCCTGGACATCTGA
- a CDS encoding acetylxylan esterase: protein MRTLVAALALLPFLVPDVAPAAPVAAVFGGRIPCVVQPSGVQLCNGSVASRVESWDGVPLDVAVTLPPPAQTGPFPLIVDLHGWGGSKSGGAQVARAQAGYVVLSYTARGFQQSCGFPASRAPDPSLSNPNVCVERGWVHLSDVRYEARDTQWLASLLADEGHVIPDRVGVTGISYGGGQSAILGMLRDRVALPDGTLVPWVSPGGKPMRIAAAAPLIPWTDLGQALTPTGRNLDYLADNPYGARAGIQKASWNAALYASGLATAYYAPDGADPSADLPGWNARISAGEPYDGSPETAALIEEITRHHSAYYVDGGVPPAPLLIYNAWTDDLFPGDEAVRLWRKVTTRHPSAEVALILADGFGHPRAGAGSSAVPVFERVDAFFARHLKGVGGPLEKVEVWTQGCRDAASEGPFFAPTWDATHPGEVRFRDAGPQTFDEKGGSAANAAATDPLSGPACRTVPAATDPGAATWVFPAATGAGYTLMGAPTIVADYAVRGSYATIAARLWDVAPDGQQTLVTHALFRPRTDDVGPLPIQLHPNGWRFAAGHRPKLELLGQSAPYGRASNGVFTVTVSNLELRLPVREAPGGAVQAPVAPVLPPAAPEPLDAGPPACAPAPGACVATHAGKLAVAGQRLTWKWSGRGAGPFGDPAATNAYSLCVYDGIGALRWRAEVPAAGTCNAKRPRACWSPKRGGGWAYADPELTPDGVERLALATARGRSTITLKARGGAVRLGPFPLPQPVRVQLQSAWGGCWEASYSAPAQRNRGDRFVDRAD from the coding sequence ATGCGGACTCTGGTCGCGGCGCTCGCGCTGCTCCCCTTCCTCGTTCCGGACGTCGCGCCGGCCGCGCCGGTGGCCGCGGTGTTCGGCGGTCGCATCCCGTGCGTCGTGCAGCCCTCGGGCGTCCAGCTGTGCAACGGCTCGGTCGCGAGCCGCGTCGAGAGCTGGGACGGCGTCCCGCTCGACGTCGCGGTGACGCTGCCGCCGCCGGCGCAGACGGGGCCGTTCCCGCTCATCGTCGACCTGCACGGCTGGGGCGGCTCCAAGTCGGGCGGCGCGCAGGTGGCGCGGGCGCAGGCCGGCTACGTGGTGCTGAGCTACACCGCCCGCGGCTTCCAGCAGTCGTGCGGCTTCCCCGCGTCGCGTGCGCCCGATCCGTCGCTCTCGAATCCGAACGTCTGCGTCGAGCGCGGCTGGGTGCATCTCTCCGACGTCCGCTACGAGGCGCGCGACACGCAGTGGCTGGCGTCGCTGCTCGCGGACGAGGGGCACGTCATCCCGGATCGCGTCGGCGTCACCGGCATCTCGTACGGCGGCGGCCAGTCGGCGATCCTCGGCATGCTGCGCGACCGCGTCGCGCTGCCCGACGGCACGCTGGTCCCGTGGGTGAGCCCGGGCGGCAAGCCGATGCGCATCGCCGCCGCGGCGCCGCTGATCCCGTGGACCGACCTCGGGCAGGCGCTGACGCCGACCGGCCGCAACCTCGACTACCTCGCCGACAACCCGTACGGCGCCCGCGCCGGCATCCAGAAGGCGTCGTGGAACGCGGCGCTCTACGCCAGCGGCCTCGCGACCGCCTACTATGCGCCGGACGGCGCCGATCCGTCGGCCGACCTGCCGGGCTGGAACGCCCGCATCTCCGCGGGCGAGCCGTACGACGGCTCGCCCGAGACGGCGGCGCTGATCGAGGAGATCACCCGCCACCACTCGGCGTACTACGTCGACGGCGGCGTGCCCCCGGCGCCGCTGCTCATCTACAACGCCTGGACCGACGACCTCTTCCCCGGCGACGAGGCCGTGCGCCTGTGGCGCAAGGTGACGACGCGCCATCCGAGCGCCGAGGTCGCGCTCATTCTCGCCGACGGCTTCGGGCACCCGCGCGCCGGTGCCGGCAGCTCCGCCGTGCCGGTGTTCGAGCGCGTCGACGCCTTCTTCGCGCGCCATCTGAAGGGCGTCGGCGGCCCGCTCGAGAAGGTCGAGGTGTGGACGCAGGGGTGCCGTGACGCCGCCTCCGAAGGCCCGTTCTTCGCCCCCACCTGGGACGCCACACACCCCGGCGAGGTGCGCTTCCGCGACGCCGGCCCGCAGACGTTCGACGAGAAGGGCGGCAGCGCGGCCAACGCGGCGGCGACCGATCCGCTGAGCGGCCCCGCCTGCCGCACGGTGCCGGCGGCGACCGATCCCGGCGCCGCGACCTGGGTGTTCCCGGCGGCGACCGGCGCCGGCTACACGCTCATGGGCGCGCCGACGATCGTCGCCGACTACGCGGTGCGCGGCAGCTACGCGACCATCGCCGCACGGCTGTGGGACGTCGCGCCCGACGGCCAGCAGACGCTGGTCACGCACGCGCTCTTCCGGCCGCGCACCGACGACGTCGGCCCGCTGCCGATCCAGCTGCACCCGAACGGCTGGCGCTTCGCCGCCGGCCACCGGCCGAAGCTCGAGCTGCTCGGCCAGAGCGCGCCCTACGGGCGGGCGTCGAACGGCGTCTTCACCGTCACCGTGTCGAACCTCGAGCTGCGCCTGCCCGTGCGCGAGGCGCCGGGCGGCGCAGTGCAGGCGCCGGTCGCACCGGTCCTGCCGCCGGCGGCGCCCGAGCCGCTCGACGCCGGCCCGCCGGCCTGCGCGCCGGCGCCGGGCGCGTGCGTCGCGACGCACGCCGGCAAGCTCGCCGTCGCCGGCCAGCGGCTCACGTGGAAGTGGAGCGGGCGGGGAGCGGGGCCGTTCGGCGATCCCGCGGCGACGAACGCGTACTCGCTGTGCGTGTACGACGGGATCGGCGCCCTGCGCTGGCGGGCCGAGGTGCCCGCCGCCGGCACCTGCAACGCGAAGCGGCCGCGCGCCTGCTGGTCGCCGAAGCGCGGCGGCGGCTGGGCGTATGCGGATCCGGAGCTGACTCCCGACGGCGTCGAGCGGCTGGCGCTCGCGACCGCTCGCGGCCGCTCGACGATCACGCTGAAGGCCCGCGGCGGCGCCGTGCGGCTGGGCCCGTTCCCGCTGCCGCAGCCGGTGCGCGTCCAGCTCCAGAGCGCCTGGGGCGGCTGCTGGGAGGCGAGCTACTCCGCCCCTGCGCAGCGCAACCGCGGCGACCGCTTCGTCGATCGCGCCGACTGA
- a CDS encoding membrane integrity-associated transporter subunit PqiC: MRHLLLGALLACGLAGCSILGPPISDPWHFYTLRAAAEPTSTSTRLAVGLGPVRLPTYLDRAEMATRVSNGQIDFSRSDRWAEPIGEGVARVLTLDLSAALGTEDVVAFPWPAASRIDWTVAVDIDVFERDTSGTFTVDARWRIRHGQTRELLRAGVKLLHEEPPTNDAEGSVEAANRALAALAQAIAADLVALGKPAPYAELRRREGPR, from the coding sequence ATGCGGCATCTCCTCCTGGGAGCGCTCCTCGCCTGCGGGCTCGCAGGCTGCTCCATCCTCGGCCCCCCGATCTCGGACCCGTGGCACTTCTACACGCTGCGCGCCGCCGCCGAGCCGACGAGCACGTCGACGCGGCTCGCCGTCGGCCTCGGCCCCGTGCGACTGCCGACCTATCTCGACCGCGCCGAGATGGCGACGCGCGTCTCGAACGGTCAGATCGACTTCAGCCGCTCGGACCGCTGGGCCGAGCCCATCGGCGAGGGGGTGGCGCGCGTGCTGACGCTCGACCTGAGCGCCGCCCTCGGCACCGAGGACGTCGTCGCCTTTCCCTGGCCCGCCGCCAGCCGCATCGACTGGACGGTCGCCGTCGACATCGACGTCTTCGAGCGCGACACCTCCGGCACCTTCACCGTCGACGCGCGCTGGCGCATCCGCCACGGCCAAACTCGCGAGCTGCTCCGCGCGGGCGTGAAGCTGCTGCACGAGGAGCCGCCGACGAACGACGCCGAGGGCAGCGTCGAGGCGGCGAACCGCGCGCTCGCGGCGCTGGCCCAGGCGATCGCCGCGGACCTCGTGGCGCTCGGCAAGCCGGCGCCCTACGCGGAGCTCAGACGGCGAGAAGGCCCACGCTGA
- a CDS encoding MCE family protein: protein MSKKASPTLVGSFVLGAVALLVAGVVVFGSGRLFKSTVPFVLSFNGSVNGLSVGAPVKFKGVEVGSVTDIRLSLNADENAEGPSTRVPVVIEIDEDRVLARGVRVDIADRATLERLVDAGLRGQLNAQSFVTGLLFVELDFHPDTAADFTLGPDSPYLEIPTIPNVFEQAQTALAEVISDIEKLNLQRLFDAIAETVEGIKRIVNADGVQKAAQNLDKTMANLDETLASVRRLSDELGAKAGTLGRSVEEIAAQTRVTLETMDTSLRTVRDLLDPSAPLAVQLQDALDEISGAARSVRLLAGELERNPSALIRGRKAD from the coding sequence ATGAGCAAGAAGGCCAGCCCGACGCTCGTCGGCTCGTTCGTCCTCGGCGCCGTCGCGCTGCTCGTCGCGGGCGTCGTCGTCTTCGGCTCGGGACGGCTCTTCAAGTCGACCGTGCCGTTCGTGCTCTCCTTCAACGGCTCGGTGAACGGCCTGTCCGTCGGGGCGCCCGTGAAGTTCAAGGGCGTGGAGGTCGGCTCGGTGACCGACATCCGCCTCTCGCTGAACGCCGACGAGAACGCCGAGGGGCCGAGCACGCGCGTCCCGGTCGTGATCGAGATCGACGAGGACCGCGTGCTCGCGCGGGGCGTCCGCGTCGACATCGCCGACCGCGCGACGTTGGAGCGTCTCGTCGACGCCGGCCTGCGCGGGCAGCTGAACGCGCAGAGCTTCGTCACCGGGCTGCTGTTCGTCGAGCTGGACTTCCATCCCGACACCGCGGCCGACTTCACGCTGGGACCGGACAGCCCCTACCTGGAGATCCCGACGATCCCGAACGTCTTCGAGCAAGCGCAGACGGCGCTCGCCGAGGTGATCAGCGACATCGAGAAGCTGAACCTCCAGCGCCTGTTCGACGCGATCGCCGAGACGGTCGAGGGCATCAAGCGGATCGTCAACGCCGACGGCGTGCAGAAGGCGGCGCAGAACCTCGACAAGACGATGGCCAACCTCGACGAGACGCTCGCGAGCGTGCGCAGGCTCTCCGACGAGCTCGGGGCCAAGGCCGGCACCCTCGGCCGCAGCGTCGAGGAGATCGCCGCGCAGACGCGCGTCACGCTGGAGACCATGGACACGTCGCTGCGCACGGTGCGCGACCTCCTCGATCCCTCCGCCCCCCTCGCCGTCCAGCTCCAGGACGCGCTCGACGAGATCAGCGGTGCGGCACGCTCGGTCCGACTCCTCGCCGGCGAGCTCGAGCGCAACCCCAGCGCCCTCATCCGGGGCAGGAAGGCGGATTGA
- a CDS encoding superoxide dismutase family protein yields the protein MPSRATFLLPALGLAALAFAADPPPPTAVGPAVNDAIAVLAPTEGSKVAGTIRFRKAGDGVRITGEVTGLAPDSKVGFHIHEFGDCSAPDGTSAGGHFAPEGNPHGAPTAPHHHAGDLGNLEADATGTAKVDISAGGLGIATGGSQIIGRGLIVHTQPDDFTTQPTGNAGGRAACGVIGVAKPAS from the coding sequence ATGCCGTCACGCGCGACGTTCCTGCTCCCTGCCCTCGGCCTCGCCGCCCTCGCCTTCGCCGCGGATCCGCCGCCGCCGACCGCGGTCGGCCCCGCCGTGAACGACGCCATCGCCGTCCTCGCCCCCACGGAGGGCAGCAAGGTCGCGGGCACCATCCGCTTCCGCAAGGCCGGCGACGGCGTGCGCATCACCGGCGAGGTGACCGGCCTCGCACCCGACTCGAAGGTCGGCTTCCACATCCACGAGTTCGGCGATTGCTCCGCACCCGACGGCACCAGCGCCGGCGGCCACTTCGCGCCCGAGGGCAACCCGCACGGGGCGCCCACTGCGCCGCACCACCATGCCGGCGATCTCGGCAACCTCGAGGCCGACGCCACCGGCACCGCGAAGGTCGATATCTCCGCCGGGGGCCTCGGCATCGCCACGGGCGGCTCGCAGATCATCGGCCGCGGCCTCATCGTCCACACGCAGCCCGACGACTTCACGACCCAGCCCACCGGCAACGCCGGCGGCCGCGCCGCCTGCGGCGTGATCGGCGTCGCCAAGCCGGCCAGCTGA